From one Candidatus Hydrogenedentota bacterium genomic stretch:
- a CDS encoding VWA domain-containing protein: MVSRRSLMTVSFVITAVIYAVMLGAAPYVTLMEANRSVPMAMDLLRVQVREVEPQTAVVPPEPAAALASRPGSMEDLLTRADDSPQEAQALPEEGPPAEIPDLMERVASDPVAREHDLSHNPEAADRADAKIIEIARETARSEVDVPRRLVRPSPDRILEPGFYPALRSEAADPGDIPLEPATQGVNLLAQTANIPGGEGGAPVPAESAPPPPLPEPVRKAIERPMADVPLQREVEAAKTENDYAFLDNLVDIKISTYRPPGEELGYFELQIQPKTDEKLEILPKDITFVIDASRSMQQRKLDLAARGLSQVIQRLRSEDMFNLVIFRDTPAMLQQSRVPATEQNKAAALNQLKSLESRGQTDVYSAVHPVVMEPPRTGIPGIVLVVSDFRPTTGLQDNRTIINTLSNDNNLLNSIFAFGAGNTVNRYTMDLLAYRNKGRGRIAPNIESTATDLPVFFDEFSDPLLVDIRVDYGRIDKNAIFPKVIPDFYRKGAVTVYGRFDPKNDREFVMRMTGRAWNREKELVFRAKLADAAQGSASIPGNWAFAKSYHLIGEISRQGETPELLGQIRELSRKYNIRTTYDQ; this comes from the coding sequence ATGGTCAGCCGCCGCTCCCTCATGACCGTCTCCTTTGTCATCACCGCCGTAATCTATGCGGTGATGCTCGGCGCCGCGCCCTATGTCACCCTGATGGAGGCCAACCGGTCCGTCCCCATGGCGATGGACCTCCTGCGCGTGCAGGTGAGGGAGGTGGAACCGCAAACCGCCGTGGTGCCGCCGGAGCCAGCCGCCGCGCTGGCATCGAGGCCCGGTTCCATGGAGGACCTGCTCACCCGCGCCGACGACTCCCCCCAGGAGGCGCAGGCCCTGCCCGAGGAGGGCCCCCCCGCCGAGATTCCGGACTTGATGGAGCGCGTGGCCTCGGACCCCGTGGCGCGGGAGCATGACCTCTCCCACAACCCGGAGGCCGCCGACCGTGCGGACGCCAAGATTATCGAGATAGCAAGGGAGACGGCCCGAAGCGAGGTGGATGTGCCCCGAAGGCTGGTCCGGCCCAGTCCTGACCGGATTCTTGAACCGGGCTTTTACCCCGCCCTGCGAAGCGAGGCCGCCGACCCCGGCGACATCCCCCTGGAACCGGCCACCCAGGGGGTGAACCTGCTCGCCCAGACCGCCAACATTCCCGGCGGGGAGGGAGGCGCCCCTGTCCCGGCGGAGTCCGCGCCGCCGCCGCCCCTGCCTGAACCGGTGCGTAAAGCCATTGAGCGGCCCATGGCCGATGTGCCGCTCCAGCGCGAGGTCGAGGCCGCAAAGACGGAGAATGACTACGCATTTCTGGACAATCTAGTGGACATAAAGATTAGCACCTACCGTCCACCAGGCGAGGAACTGGGTTATTTTGAACTCCAAATACAGCCAAAAACAGATGAAAAACTTGAGATACTGCCCAAAGACATCACTTTTGTCATAGACGCCTCGCGGAGCATGCAGCAGCGGAAGTTGGACTTGGCCGCGCGCGGTCTCAGTCAGGTCATACAGCGGCTCAGGTCCGAGGACATGTTCAATCTCGTCATCTTCCGCGACACCCCCGCCATGCTCCAGCAATCCCGAGTGCCCGCCACGGAACAGAACAAGGCCGCCGCGCTGAACCAGTTGAAGAGTCTGGAGTCGCGGGGGCAGACGGACGTGTACAGCGCGGTCCACCCTGTGGTCATGGAGCCGCCCCGCACGGGTATTCCGGGCATCGTGCTGGTCGTCTCTGATTTCAGGCCCACCACCGGTCTGCAGGACAACCGGACCATCATCAACACCCTGAGCAACGACAACAACCTGCTCAACAGTATCTTCGCCTTCGGCGCGGGCAACACGGTGAACCGCTACACCATGGACCTGCTCGCCTACCGCAACAAGGGCCGGGGCCGAATCGCGCCGAACATTGAAAGCACCGCCACCGACCTGCCGGTGTTCTTCGACGAGTTCAGCGATCCCCTGCTTGTGGACATCCGGGTGGATTACGGACGGATTGACAAGAACGCCATATTCCCGAAGGTCATCCCGGACTTCTACAGGAAGGGCGCCGTCACGGTCTATGGCCGTTTTGACCCGAAGAATGACCGGGAGTTTGTGATGCGCATGACGGGCAGGGCCTGGAACAGGGAAAAGGAACTGGTCTTCCGCGCCAAACTCGCGGACGCGGCCCAGGGTTCCGCCTCCATTCCGGGCAACTGGGCTTTCGCCAAGTCCTACCACCTCATCGGCGAAATTTCCCGGCAGGGGGAGACCCCAGAACTGCTCGGGCAAATCCGCGAGTTGTCCCGGAAATACAACATCCGGACCACCTACGACCAGTAA
- a CDS encoding metallophosphoesterase, which yields MTQISRREFFSLTAAGLMASSLPGLTAHAAEAPVWEKRFKAANASAIRLLQFTDIHFFSGVDKTPLQEKRRRQMTLDDTRRIIDQAKPDLLFVTGDLWHDNPNGRGAEFMAYALEQCSAWGLPWAFTWGNHDQLSDYAVGHKALKAAKHSLYGGAENGGNYVLAFEDGAGARLAEVFCLNTRHTGMDTACREFTAKAAETLDTNGPRPLRLGAFHIPLKQYEDVWENGTARGVIGETVCFEQEEKSSLPVLRDAGIQAVFCGHDHVNDYSGVLDGVDLIYGRATGYNGYGAEKVKKGAKLYTLDPARKSLEWVSLLPDGTTWTPTPEQRDDKRDA from the coding sequence ATGACACAGATTTCCCGGCGCGAGTTTTTTTCCCTCACGGCGGCGGGGCTGATGGCCTCCTCCCTCCCCGGTCTCACCGCCCATGCGGCGGAGGCGCCCGTGTGGGAAAAACGCTTCAAGGCCGCCAACGCCTCCGCCATCCGGCTTCTCCAGTTCACGGACATTCATTTCTTCAGCGGCGTGGACAAGACGCCCCTTCAGGAGAAACGGCGGCGCCAGATGACCCTGGACGACACGCGCCGCATCATTGACCAGGCGAAACCGGACCTGCTTTTTGTCACGGGCGACCTGTGGCATGACAACCCCAACGGGCGCGGCGCGGAGTTCATGGCCTACGCGCTGGAGCAGTGTTCCGCCTGGGGCCTGCCCTGGGCCTTCACCTGGGGCAACCATGACCAGTTGAGCGACTATGCCGTAGGCCACAAGGCGCTCAAGGCTGCAAAGCACAGCCTCTACGGAGGCGCGGAAAACGGCGGAAACTATGTGCTGGCCTTCGAGGACGGCGCGGGCGCGCGTCTGGCCGAGGTCTTCTGCCTGAACACCCGCCACACGGGGATGGACACGGCCTGCCGCGAATTCACGGCGAAGGCGGCCGAAACGCTGGACACGAACGGCCCGCGCCCCCTGCGTCTCGGCGCGTTCCACATCCCGCTCAAGCAGTACGAGGACGTGTGGGAGAACGGCACGGCGCGGGGTGTCATCGGCGAGACGGTCTGTTTCGAGCAGGAGGAGAAATCCTCCCTGCCGGTCCTGCGGGACGCGGGCATCCAGGCGGTCTTCTGCGGCCATGACCATGTGAACGACTACTCGGGGGTCCTCGACGGCGTGGACCTCATCTATGGCCGGGCCACGGGGTACAACGGCTACGGCGCGGAAAAGGTGAAAAAGGGCGCGAAACTCTACACCCTCGACCCGGCCCGCAAGTCCCTCGAATGGGTCTCGCTCCTGCCGGACGGCACCACCTGGACTCCCACCCCGGAACAGCGGGACGACAAGCGCGACGCCTGA
- the rmuC gene encoding DNA recombination protein RmuC: MKARMRAGLQAAQAVAEQEKALLQERLRTAENTEQLLRTECAQRAEQEARLHAELRRVDALRAGAEEKASRLPSLEEELERRRREAAALQANLRESETRLEEERRAAAEKLAFLEEARVKLSDAFKSLSAEALKSSNTAFLELAKENLKRFQESAQGDLAKRQENIEQMVKPIRESLEKVNTQIQEVEKARTGAYSTLTEQVKNLAQGQNQLQLETGRLVTALRSPITRGRWGEIQLQRVVELAGMLEYCDFEQQTSMDTEEGRLRPDMLVRLPNGKVIVVDAKVSLDAYLKAIEADTEEARTAHLQGHAKQVRDHVTRLGGKAYWTQFENTPEFVVLFLPGEPFFSAALQQDPRLIETGVDNKVILATPTTLIALLKAVAFGWRQESIAQNAREISELGKELYGRICTLGEHFARVGKGLGAATDAYNKAAGTLESRVLVGARRFKELKVGTGKELDLLSPVETAPREIQAQEMVPLPDLLQPPEAENTE; this comes from the coding sequence ATGAAGGCCCGCATGCGGGCCGGGCTTCAAGCGGCTCAGGCGGTGGCGGAACAGGAAAAGGCCCTTTTACAGGAGCGGTTGCGGACGGCGGAGAACACGGAACAACTGCTCAGGACGGAGTGCGCCCAACGGGCGGAGCAGGAGGCCCGACTCCACGCGGAACTGCGCAGGGTGGACGCGCTCCGCGCCGGTGCGGAGGAGAAGGCGTCGCGCCTGCCCTCGCTGGAGGAGGAACTGGAAAGGCGCCGGAGGGAGGCGGCGGCGCTTCAGGCCAACCTGCGCGAGTCGGAGACGCGGCTGGAGGAGGAGCGCCGCGCGGCGGCGGAAAAGCTGGCCTTTCTGGAGGAGGCCCGCGTGAAGCTCAGCGACGCCTTCAAGTCGCTGTCCGCAGAGGCGCTGAAGAGCAGTAACACGGCCTTTCTGGAGCTGGCGAAGGAGAACCTGAAACGTTTCCAGGAGTCGGCGCAGGGGGACCTGGCGAAGCGGCAGGAGAACATTGAGCAGATGGTGAAACCCATCCGCGAGTCCCTGGAAAAGGTGAACACGCAGATACAGGAGGTGGAGAAGGCGCGGACCGGCGCCTACTCCACCCTGACGGAGCAGGTGAAAAATTTGGCGCAAGGGCAGAACCAGTTGCAGTTGGAGACGGGCCGGCTGGTGACGGCGCTGCGCTCGCCGATCACACGGGGGCGCTGGGGAGAAATCCAGCTCCAGCGGGTGGTGGAGCTGGCGGGCATGCTGGAATACTGCGACTTCGAGCAGCAGACCAGCATGGACACGGAGGAGGGCCGGCTGCGTCCGGACATGCTGGTCCGCCTGCCGAACGGCAAGGTCATCGTGGTGGACGCCAAGGTGTCGCTGGACGCCTATCTGAAGGCCATCGAGGCGGACACGGAGGAGGCGCGGACCGCGCATCTGCAGGGACACGCCAAACAAGTGCGGGACCATGTGACCCGGCTGGGCGGAAAGGCGTACTGGACGCAGTTTGAGAACACGCCCGAGTTCGTTGTTCTCTTTCTGCCGGGCGAGCCCTTCTTCAGCGCCGCATTGCAGCAGGACCCACGTCTTATCGAAACGGGCGTGGACAACAAGGTGATTCTTGCCACACCGACCACGCTGATCGCCCTGCTGAAGGCGGTGGCATTCGGATGGCGGCAGGAGAGCATCGCGCAAAACGCGCGGGAAATCAGCGAGCTGGGAAAAGAACTCTATGGGCGAATCTGCACGCTTGGCGAGCATTTTGCCAGAGTGGGCAAGGGGTTGGGTGCGGCCACGGACGCCTACAACAAGGCTGCGGGGACGCTGGAGTCCCGTGTGCTGGTGGGCGCGCGCCGTTTTAAGGAGTTGAAGGTGGGGACGGGCAAGGAGCTGGACCTGCTTTCGCCGGTGGAAACCGCGCCCCGCGAGATTCAGGCGCAGGAAATGGTCCCGCTGCCAGACCTTCTTCAGCCGCCGGAGGCGGAGAACACGGAATAA
- a CDS encoding glycosyltransferase family 2 protein yields MKQVNIPSLPEKPLVSAVVTSYNYARFLTEALDSVFRQTWPNMELVIVDDGSTDGSRDLIAKAAENPPFPTQVILRDHAGQGAAWNAGFARARGEVVCFLDSDDAWHPEKVAEMVAFMKAVPGGGVYQHQLDDGHGNPCLGILRSGDFLAQWRECGRVNTALRHDLTVFFVPSSGLVWHRAVLDAVFPIPEEIAASPDSYLVYLGAALGPVLAFPKTLGMWRSHLENAGKSSRYGFRQYWVPVVMPLINRRLAEWGVPVALEHRPTAVLLEPLRQIRDALRRRNRKRMGLPPF; encoded by the coding sequence ATGAAGCAGGTCAACATACCGTCCCTTCCGGAAAAGCCGCTGGTTTCGGCGGTTGTCACCAGTTACAACTATGCCCGCTTCCTGACGGAGGCGCTGGACAGCGTTTTCCGCCAGACCTGGCCCAACATGGAACTCGTGATTGTGGATGACGGGTCCACGGACGGTTCCCGTGACCTCATCGCCAAGGCGGCGGAAAATCCGCCTTTTCCCACGCAGGTCATCCTGCGGGACCACGCCGGACAGGGCGCCGCGTGGAATGCGGGCTTCGCGCGGGCGCGCGGCGAGGTGGTCTGCTTTCTGGACAGTGACGACGCATGGCATCCTGAAAAGGTGGCGGAGATGGTGGCCTTCATGAAAGCCGTGCCTGGCGGCGGGGTCTACCAGCACCAGTTGGACGACGGGCATGGAAACCCCTGTCTGGGCATCCTGCGCAGCGGCGACTTTTTGGCGCAGTGGCGGGAATGCGGCCGGGTGAACACCGCCCTGCGCCACGACCTCACGGTTTTTTTCGTGCCCTCCAGCGGATTGGTCTGGCACCGCGCGGTGTTGGACGCCGTCTTCCCCATCCCGGAGGAAATCGCCGCCTCGCCGGACTCCTATCTGGTCTATCTCGGCGCGGCGCTGGGTCCCGTGCTGGCCTTCCCGAAAACCCTGGGCATGTGGCGGAGTCACCTGGAAAACGCCGGAAAATCCTCCCGCTACGGTTTCCGGCAATACTGGGTGCCCGTGGTGATGCCCCTGATTAACCGGCGTCTGGCAGAATGGGGTGTGCCCGTGGCGCTGGAACACCGGCCAACGGCCGTCCTCCTCGAACCCCTCCGCCAAATCCGGGACGCCCTCCGTCGCCGCAACCGCAAACGCATGGGGCTTCCCCCGTTTTAG
- a CDS encoding glycosyltransferase, with the protein MDATPDHNRPLRILQVVDCLNGGGLQTMLLEWLRRLPRDRFQTEVVSLFGPGPLSPAFEQAGFPVTHLAPFRWHPMIPLRLAPWLRRDYDLVHAHLVISSFLCERMMPPSRLDRLVVHVHNPACGSGRYQDWIERFAYRRAGHVLACSKHVLGTVGPRKTGRVLYNGVDTERFTPPTEEERAAARAKFGLPGNAFVVGAVGRLAPQKNHALLLNAFATAHKALPGARLLVAGDGPLRGALEEQARRLGLAEVVHFAGFQEDILPCLAAMDVYAMSSRYEGHSISLMEAMACGLPCVSTAYPGAEEVIVPEETGCLVSPDDAPALAEALLRLGGGPELRRRLGAATRTSIAASFSLDSSANALAAFYHGVTR; encoded by the coding sequence ATGGATGCCACCCCCGACCATAACCGGCCCCTTCGGATTTTGCAGGTGGTGGACTGCCTGAACGGCGGCGGCCTTCAAACCATGCTGCTGGAATGGCTGCGGCGGCTCCCCCGTGACCGGTTCCAGACAGAGGTGGTCTCCCTCTTCGGGCCGGGACCCCTCTCACCGGCCTTTGAACAGGCCGGGTTCCCTGTCACCCATCTGGCACCCTTCCGCTGGCACCCGATGATCCCCCTGCGTCTTGCACCCTGGCTGCGCCGGGACTATGACCTCGTCCACGCCCATTTGGTCATCTCCTCCTTTCTTTGCGAACGCATGATGCCGCCCTCGCGTCTGGACCGCCTGGTGGTCCATGTCCACAACCCCGCCTGCGGCAGCGGCCGCTACCAGGACTGGATTGAGCGGTTTGCCTACCGCCGTGCGGGGCATGTGCTGGCATGCTCCAAACATGTCCTCGGCACGGTCGGTCCCCGCAAAACAGGCCGGGTGCTGTACAACGGTGTGGACACGGAGCGCTTCACGCCTCCAACGGAGGAAGAGCGGGCCGCCGCCCGCGCCAAGTTCGGACTGCCCGGCAACGCCTTTGTGGTGGGCGCCGTGGGACGGCTCGCGCCGCAGAAGAACCACGCGCTGCTCCTGAACGCCTTTGCAACCGCGCACAAGGCGCTTCCCGGCGCACGGCTGCTGGTCGCCGGGGACGGCCCGCTGCGCGGCGCGCTGGAGGAGCAGGCGCGACGGCTGGGATTGGCGGAGGTGGTCCATTTCGCGGGGTTCCAAGAGGATATTCTCCCCTGTCTGGCGGCCATGGATGTTTATGCCATGTCCAGCCGCTACGAGGGCCACTCCATCTCCCTCATGGAGGCCATGGCCTGCGGTCTGCCCTGCGTAAGCACGGCCTATCCCGGCGCGGAGGAGGTCATCGTTCCGGAGGAGACAGGATGCCTGGTGTCCCCGGACGACGCCCCGGCCCTTGCGGAGGCCCTGCTCCGCCTGGGGGGTGGCCCGGAACTCCGCCGCCGTCTTGGTGCCGCCACAAGAACCTCCATCGCGGCTTCTTTCTCCCTGGACAGTTCCGCAAACGCCCTGGCCGCCTTTTATCACGGCGTCACCCGCTAA
- a CDS encoding glycosyltransferase family 39 protein encodes MTENLSTVREEGVLARFFDQRPVLFLLLLAVVLGFAFQGSRGLYESTEGRYTECARQSMAAGSLLEPVLNGEHHWTKPPLTYIVIAAGLKLFGENAWGARAGLALAFVLTVLAVYLLGGLVWGRRAAPWCGLVYALSPFTLGAANAVSTDTFLALWQALAALFFWQALRGGRLAPALLMWGTVGLGFMTKGPVAIMVLIPVAAACFFMRRHGEKMPRVFHPLGILLFLVVGLTWYVIEIRRHPGLMDYWFFHETVGRNLYGEFNRNSEFYKPLTVYGPVLLAGSLPWSLLALWRWRAIPWPKGVWRRISAWPHSVEWAYIVAGVLGPLLIFCLSTSRLALYALPLFVPITLALGKALDFLVESGAWRKRTLLRVAVVVLCVLVGAKFASSLATSAHDMRVLGALMKPVMAEYPDHRLMILEDVPLYGLQFYTGETMTPVEVEDAQEVMKEVRSTGHPHLVIVKNAKLAKMAPQMDMRVYKVRPISKSWSVIVISLPENEGGGE; translated from the coding sequence ATGACTGAAAACCTGTCCACCGTGCGGGAAGAGGGAGTCCTCGCGCGGTTTTTCGACCAGAGACCCGTTCTCTTCCTGCTGCTCCTCGCCGTGGTGCTGGGCTTCGCCTTCCAGGGCAGCCGGGGACTCTACGAGTCCACCGAGGGCCGTTATACGGAATGCGCCCGGCAAAGCATGGCGGCAGGCTCCCTTCTTGAACCCGTGCTGAACGGCGAACATCACTGGACCAAGCCCCCCCTGACCTATATAGTCATCGCGGCGGGCCTGAAACTTTTCGGTGAAAACGCCTGGGGGGCGCGCGCCGGGCTGGCTCTGGCGTTTGTGCTGACTGTTCTTGCCGTGTATTTGCTCGGCGGACTGGTGTGGGGCAGGCGCGCCGCGCCGTGGTGCGGCCTGGTTTACGCTCTCTCCCCCTTCACCCTGGGCGCCGCGAACGCCGTGTCCACAGACACCTTTCTGGCGCTGTGGCAGGCGCTTGCGGCCCTGTTTTTCTGGCAGGCCCTGCGCGGCGGGCGGCTTGCGCCCGCGTTGCTGATGTGGGGGACCGTCGGCCTCGGGTTCATGACCAAGGGCCCCGTGGCCATCATGGTGCTGATTCCCGTGGCGGCCGCCTGTTTCTTCATGCGGCGGCACGGTGAAAAAATGCCTCGTGTCTTCCATCCCCTGGGCATCCTGCTTTTCCTGGTGGTGGGCCTGACTTGGTATGTGATTGAGATACGCCGCCACCCCGGACTCATGGACTACTGGTTCTTCCATGAGACGGTGGGGCGCAACCTGTACGGCGAGTTTAACCGGAACAGCGAGTTTTACAAACCCCTCACCGTCTACGGGCCGGTCCTGCTGGCCGGCTCGCTGCCCTGGAGCCTGCTGGCGCTCTGGCGCTGGCGGGCCATTCCCTGGCCGAAGGGGGTCTGGCGCCGCATTTCCGCCTGGCCGCACTCCGTGGAATGGGCCTACATCGTAGCGGGCGTTTTGGGTCCGCTTCTCATCTTCTGCCTCTCCACCTCGCGCCTTGCGCTCTATGCGCTTCCCCTCTTTGTCCCCATCACCCTCGCCCTGGGAAAGGCGCTTGATTTCCTCGTGGAATCCGGCGCATGGCGGAAGCGCACGCTCCTGCGTGTGGCCGTGGTGGTGCTCTGCGTGCTCGTCGGCGCCAAGTTCGCCTCCTCACTGGCCACCTCCGCCCATGACATGCGCGTCCTGGGCGCCCTCATGAAGCCCGTCATGGCCGAATATCCCGACCATAGGCTGATGATTCTGGAAGACGTCCCCCTGTACGGTCTGCAATTCTACACCGGCGAGACGATGACCCCCGTCGAGGTCGAGGACGCCCAGGAAGTCATGAAAGAAGTCCGGAGCACCGGCCATCCCCATTTGGTCATCGTCAAAAACGCCAAACTCGCCAAAATGGCCCCCCAAATGGACATGCGCGTCTACAAAGTCCGGCCCATTAGCAAAAGCTGGTCCGTGATTGTCATCTCCCTGCCCGAAAATGAGGGCGGGGGGGAGTAG
- a CDS encoding ORF6N domain-containing protein: protein MAENNILIPVGQIAESILIIRGERVILDANLAAFYGVTTKAFNQAIKRNRERFPEDFMFQLTSDERNEVVTNCDRLGKLKFSPHLPQAFTEHGAIMAAGILNSPRAVEVSVFVVRVFIKLRQAVSEHRELAHKIAELERKLTGHDQQILSIIQAIKHLAGPASPQKRNKIGFAPPKSE from the coding sequence ATGGCGGAAAACAACATCTTGATACCCGTTGGTCAAATCGCCGAAAGCATACTGATCATCCGAGGTGAGAGAGTGATTCTTGATGCGAACTTGGCTGCGTTCTACGGTGTGACCACCAAGGCGTTTAACCAGGCGATAAAACGTAATCGGGAACGTTTTCCAGAAGACTTTATGTTCCAGCTAACCTCTGATGAGAGAAATGAGGTGGTCACAAATTGTGACCGCCTCGGCAAACTTAAATTCTCACCCCATCTGCCACAGGCGTTTACAGAACACGGTGCAATTATGGCGGCGGGAATTCTTAATTCTCCCCGCGCAGTCGAGGTCAGCGTATTTGTAGTTCGCGTATTTATCAAGTTGCGACAGGCAGTGTCCGAGCACCGGGAACTTGCACATAAAATTGCCGAACTGGAACGCAAGTTAACTGGTCACGACCAACAGATACTATCAATAATCCAAGCTATTAAACACTTGGCAGGCCCCGCATCCCCTCAGAAAAGAAATAAAATTGGCTTTGCCCCACCAAAATCGGAATGA
- a CDS encoding polysaccharide deacetylase family protein encodes MKTLIERGRWTVRLAMLTALAAAFVSGAATAQDKPSLVERLGFPKDARVLIVNGDDFGMNHATNVGSLKALKSGGMTSTTVMTPCGWFMEAVDLAKKNPKANVGVHTVLTSEWGRYKWGPVVGWQAAPSLCDDFGYFFTDAPLVYLSAKMDEVEKEIRAQVDRALRAGIDVTHIDSHMGTMQSMPGYHELYVRIAKDYNLPARIAGRKMMEQYGGGYLIDQADELGVLHPDELFMGDPPSVEATETWWKDRILQAEPGKVTEIYIHCAVDDPEMHATTGSTRRRVADTNFFSDPATLAWMKEQGIELISYRELRELQRTGKPIPRVEHYGWE; translated from the coding sequence ATGAAAACACTCATCGAGCGGGGCCGGTGGACGGTCCGACTTGCCATGCTGACGGCCCTGGCCGCCGCGTTCGTTTCGGGCGCGGCCACGGCGCAGGACAAGCCCTCCCTGGTGGAGCGGCTGGGCTTTCCCAAGGACGCCCGCGTGCTCATCGTCAACGGGGACGACTTCGGCATGAACCACGCGACCAACGTGGGCAGTCTGAAGGCGCTCAAGAGCGGCGGCATGACCTCGACCACGGTCATGACCCCCTGCGGGTGGTTCATGGAGGCGGTGGACCTTGCGAAGAAGAACCCGAAGGCCAATGTCGGGGTGCATACCGTGCTGACCAGCGAGTGGGGCCGGTACAAGTGGGGTCCCGTGGTGGGATGGCAGGCCGCGCCGAGCCTCTGCGACGACTTCGGCTACTTCTTCACGGACGCGCCGCTGGTCTACCTGAGCGCCAAAATGGACGAGGTGGAGAAGGAAATCCGGGCGCAGGTGGACCGGGCGTTGAGGGCGGGCATTGACGTGACGCATATTGACTCGCACATGGGCACCATGCAGAGCATGCCGGGCTACCACGAGCTCTACGTGCGGATCGCCAAGGACTACAACCTCCCCGCGCGCATCGCCGGACGCAAGATGATGGAGCAGTACGGCGGCGGCTACCTGATTGACCAGGCGGACGAGCTGGGCGTGCTCCACCCGGACGAGCTGTTCATGGGCGACCCGCCGAGCGTCGAGGCCACCGAGACCTGGTGGAAGGACCGCATCCTTCAGGCCGAGCCCGGCAAGGTCACCGAGATTTACATCCACTGCGCCGTGGACGACCCTGAAATGCACGCCACCACCGGCTCCACCCGCCGCCGCGTGGCCGACACCAATTTCTTCAGCGATCCGGCCACCCTGGCATGGATGAAGGAGCAGGGCATCGAGCTCATCAGCTACCGTGAGCTCCGCGAACTCCAGCGCACAGGGAAACCCATTCCGCGGGTGGAGCATTACGGCTGGGAGTAG
- a CDS encoding dihydrodipicolinate synthase family protein, translating to MKVPSYVRGSIAPTFTVFKEDGAIDETGQRVFLDFLLQSGAISAFFVRSGMGLMYTYSMDDTKLMARLACGHLKGKAAVLVGCSGMWDRNYDSLPDPSVYLEQGIELGKYALDQGADGVVYTVPEGLLPADGETEADVILRYFTTLCANVPGPVLIYQPPGTLKQYELSPELLAQLADIDNMVGAKVSTTDGYYTYELLRAVRGKEYGHIIGCEMLFYAGLSLGARACIGQGTTVNPQIFKAMQESYEQGDWEGVLRAQDSGNILIKHSPNAVDFMKMYATEKGFPTPLHDRSQKSNPYMKDRVAITREEYDRFKPIFEAELAKFA from the coding sequence ATGAAAGTACCGTCGTATGTCCGGGGCTCCATCGCCCCCACCTTCACCGTGTTCAAAGAGGACGGGGCCATTGACGAGACCGGCCAGCGTGTCTTTCTCGACTTCCTGCTCCAGTCCGGCGCCATCAGCGCCTTTTTCGTGCGCTCGGGCATGGGCCTCATGTACACCTATTCCATGGACGACACCAAACTGATGGCCCGGCTCGCCTGCGGCCACCTGAAGGGGAAGGCCGCCGTGCTGGTGGGGTGCAGCGGCATGTGGGACCGCAACTACGACAGCCTGCCCGACCCGTCGGTCTACCTGGAGCAGGGCATCGAGCTCGGAAAGTACGCCCTGGACCAGGGCGCCGACGGCGTGGTCTACACCGTGCCCGAGGGGCTTCTCCCCGCCGACGGCGAGACCGAGGCCGATGTCATCCTGCGCTATTTCACCACCCTCTGCGCCAATGTCCCCGGCCCGGTCCTCATCTACCAGCCGCCGGGAACCCTGAAACAGTACGAACTGTCCCCGGAACTGCTGGCGCAGCTTGCCGACATTGACAACATGGTCGGCGCCAAGGTCTCCACCACGGACGGCTACTACACCTACGAACTGCTCCGCGCCGTGCGCGGAAAGGAATACGGCCACATCATCGGCTGCGAGATGCTCTTCTACGCCGGACTCAGCCTCGGCGCGCGCGCCTGCATCGGCCAGGGCACCACGGTGAACCCGCAGATTTTCAAGGCCATGCAGGAGTCGTATGAGCAGGGCGACTGGGAGGGGGTCCTCCGCGCCCAGGACTCGGGGAACATTCTCATCAAGCACAGCCCCAACGCGGTGGATTTCATGAAGATGTACGCCACCGAAAAGGGGTTCCCCACGCCCCTGCACGACCGCTCGCAGAAGAGCAACCCCTACATGAAGGACCGTGTGGCCATCACCCGGGAAGAATATGACCGGTTCAAGCCCATTTTTGAGGCGGAACTGGCAAAATTCGCCTGA